In Raphanus sativus cultivar WK10039 chromosome 5, ASM80110v3, whole genome shotgun sequence, the following proteins share a genomic window:
- the LOC108856760 gene encoding ER lumen protein-retaining receptor B: MNIFRLAGDMTHLASVLVLLLKIHTIKSCAGVSLKTQELYAIVFATRYLDIFTSFVSVYNTFMKLVFLGSSFSIVWYMRYHKAVQRTYDREQDTFRHWFLVLPCLLLALLIHEKFTFLEVLWTFSLYLEAVAILPQLVLLQRTRNIDNLTGQYIFLLGGYRGLYILNWIYRYFTEPHFVHWITWIAGFVQTLLYADFFYYYFLSWKNNKKLQLPA, encoded by the exons atgaacaTTTTCAGATTAGCAGGTGATATGACTCACCTGGCCAGTGTCCTCGTCTTGCTCCTCAAGATCCACACCATCAAATCCTGCGCTG GTGTGTCATTGAAGACTCAAGAGCTCTACGCCATTGTATTCGCGACGCGTTATCTGGATATTTTCACGAGCTTTGTCTCCGTCTACAACACCTTCATGAAGTTGGTCTTCTTAGGAAGCTCCTTCTCCATTGTTTGGTACATGAGGTATCACAAGGCCGTCCAAAGGACTTACGACAGGGAGCAAGATACCTTTCGTCATTGGTTCCTTGTCCTTCCTTGCCTTCTCTTGGCTCTTCTCATTCACGAAAAGTTCACCTTTCTTGAG GTACTGTGGACGTTTTCGTTGTACTTGGAGGCTGTTGCTATATTACCTCAGCTTGTCTTGCTTCAAAGGACTAGAAATATCGATAACTTGACCGGCCAATACATATTCCTCCTTGG TGGGTACAGGGGATTGTACATCTTAAACTGGATCTACCGTTACTTCACTGAGCCACACTTCGTTCACTGGATAA CATGGATCGCGGGGTTTGTTCAGACATTGCTCTATGCCGACTTCTTCTATTATTATTTCCTAAG ctggaagaacaacaaaaagCTCCAGTTGCCAGCTTAA
- the LOC130512931 gene encoding RPM1-interacting protein 4-like has protein sequence MAERSNVPKFGNWEGEENVPYTAYFEKARKGRAAPGSRVTNPNDPEYNSDSRTKPEEVVDHPVRKSREGTRSREESELKQFGGGGGGDSGSSSNEKRQGKSSQNNSYDNKSPLHKNSYDGGAARSKPKPNLRPDESPEKVTVVPKFGDWDENNPASADGYTHIFNKVREERSTGANNVSGSSRTPTHASSRNSPSSSSKCCCFGFGGK, from the exons Atggca GAGCGTTCGAATGTTCCAAAGTTTGGGAACTGGGAAGGAGAGGAGAATGTTCCTTACACGGCTTACTTTGAGAAAGCGCGTAAAGGACGCGCCGCCCCAGGGAGTAGAGTAACGAACCCGAACGACCCGGAGTATAACTCGGATTCGAGGACCAAACCTGAGGAAGTTGTTGACCACCCGGTTAGAAAGTCGCGCGAAGGGACGAGAAGCCGAGAAGAGAGCGAGCTGAAGCagtttggtggtggtggtggtggtgatagTGGGAGTTCATCAAACGAGAAAAGACAAGGAAAGTCTTCTCAGAACAATAGCTACGATAATAAGTCCCCATTGCATAAGAACTCATATGATGGCGGCGCTGCAAGATCAAAGCCCAAACCAAACCTTAGACCTGACGAAAGC CCTGAAAAAGTGACGGTGGTGCCGAAATTCGGTGATTGGGATGAGAATAATCCGGCGTCAGCTGATGGATATACACACATTTTCAACAAAGTCCGTGAAGAGAGAAGCACTGGAGCTAATAACGTGAGTGGGTCTTCAAGAACGCCAACTCACGCCAGCTCCCGTAATAGCCCTTCCAGCAGTTCCAAA TGTTGCTGCTTCGGCTTTGGAGGAAAATGA
- the LOC108858833 gene encoding putative pentatricopeptide repeat-containing protein At3g25060, mitochondrial, with translation NQSGSFWLAKLDLIVPSDWSEDSDWFWSEREQKKTTKLFCMLVHRTLLCPRRLKFLLSATKHKRHITQIHAFAITAGHLLHGSFIARDLVSSFVRICEISHARKVFDKLPQRNVSVYNSMVAAYSRGNKPDEVLSLYDEMIDEGVRPDSSTFTMTIKACLNNAMMVLERGEAVWCKAVECGYENDVFVCSSVLNLYMKRGKIEEAEALFGKMKKRDLVCWTTMVTGFAQAGESLKAVEFYRGMQREGFGRDGVVMIGLLQASADLGDQRMGCSVHGYLIRTGLPMNVVVETTLVDMYVKVGFIELASRVFSRMMFKTAVSWGSLISGFAQNGLADKAFEAVVEMQSVGFQPDLVALVGVLLACSQVGSLKTGRSIHCYILKRHFLDRVSATALMDMYSKCGVIASSREIFDQTRRKDLVCWNTMISCYGIHGDGEEVVSMFVKMTESDIEPDHATFASLLSAFSHLGLVEQGQHWFSAMRNRYNIKPSEKHFVCLIDLLARSGRVEEALDVINSEKLDSSLPVWVALLSGCIIHRNLSVGERAADRILELNPDSTGVQTLVCNFFATAKKWKEVAKVRKMMRSGAMEKVPGYSVIEVNGQLRTFLMEDLRHHEHHQMLQVLRDLSSEMRDVYTCTSVSECLQSYSP, from the coding sequence AATCAGTCCGGTTCGTTTTGGTTAGCAAAGTTGGATCTGATAGTACCATCGGATTGGTCTGAAGATTCTGACTGGTTTTGGTCcgaaagagaacaaaaaaaaacaacaaaacttttCTGCATGTTAGTACATCGGACTCTTCTGTGTCCAAGACGCCTCAAATTCCTACTATCAGCTACCAAACACAAGCGTCACATCACTCAGATCCACGCCTTCGCAATCACCGCCGGTCACTTACTTCATGGAAGCTTCATCGCGCGCGACCTCGTCTCTTCCTTCGTACGAATCTGCGAGATCTCGCACGCCCGCAAGGTGTTCGACAAATTACCTCAGAGAAACGTATCTGTTTACAACTCCATGGTCGCGGCGTATTCCCGTGGAAACAAACCAGACGAGGTTCTGAGCCTTTACGACGAGATGATAGACGAAGGCGTTCGGCCAGATAGCTCGACGTTCACTATGACGATCAAGGCGTGCTTGAATAATGCTATGATGGTGTTGGAGAGAGGAGAGGCGGTGTGGTGTAAAGCTGTGGAATGTGGGTATGAAAACGATGTCTTTGTGTGTTCATCTGTGTTGAATCTGTACATGAAGCGCGGGAAGATTGAGGAAGCTGAAGCTCTGTTTGGGAAGATGAAGAAAAGGGATCTTGTGTGTTGGACAACGATGGTGACAGGGTTTGCACAAGCTGGTGAGTCGTTGAAGGCGGTTGAGTTCTACAGAGGAATGCAAAGGGAAGGGTTTGGTAGAGATGGGGTGGTGATGATTGGTCTCTTGCAAGCTTCTGCTGATCTCGGAGATCAGAGAATGGGTTGTTCTGTGCATGGTTATTTGATCAGGACAGGTCTTCCTATGAATGTTGTGGTTGAAACCACGTTGGTTGATATGTATGTAAAGGTTGGGTTTATAGAGCTTGCTTCGAGGGTGTTCAGTAGGATGATGTTTAAAACCGCGGTCTCGTGGGGTTCGTTGATCTCTGGGTTTGCTCAAAACGGGTTAGCTGATAAAGCCTTTGAAGCTGTAGTGGAGATGCAGAGCGTTGGGTTTCAACCGGATCTTGTGGCTCTCGTTGGAGTACTCTTGGCTTGTTCTCAAGTCGGATCGTTAAAGACAGGTCGATCGATACACTGTTATATCTTGAAAAGGCACTTTCTTGACAGAGTAAGTGCTACTGCTCTGATGGACATGTACTCAAAATGCGGCGTTATTGCAAGTTCGAGAGAAATTTTCGATCAGACAAGAAGGAAAGACTTGGTTTGTTGGAACACGATGATATCTTGTTATGGAATCCACGGAGACGGTGAAGAAGTTGTATCCATGTTCGTGAAAATGACGGAATCAGACATAGAACCCGACCACGCCACGTTTGCGTCTCTTCTCTCTGCGTTTAGCCACTTAGGTCTAGTGGAACAAGGCCAGCATTGGTTCAGCGCCATGAGAAACAGATACAATATCAAACCGAGCGAAAAGCATTTCGTTTGTTTGATTGATCTTCTTGCACGTTCAGGGAGAGTGGAAGAAGCTCTCGACGTGATAAACTCCGAGAAACTTGATAGTTCTTTACCCGTTTGGGTTGCTCTTCTCTCAGGATGCATTATCCATAGGAACCTATCGGTTGGTGAGAGAGCTGCTGATAGGATTCTAGAGTTGAATCCGGATAGCACCGGAGTCCAGACGCTGGTTTGTAACTTCTTTGCAACTGCGAAAAAGTGGAAGGAAGTGGCCAAAGTGAGGaagatgatgagaagtgggGCCATGGAGAAAGTACCAGGGTACAGTGTGATCGAGGTGAATGGACAGCTTAGAACTTTTCTCATGGAGGATCTGAGGCACCATGAGCATCATCAGATGTTGCAAGTGTTGAGGGACTTGAGTTCTGAGATGAGAGATGTGTATACATGTACATCCGTTTCTGAATGTTTACAAAGTTACAGTCCTTGA
- the LOC108860856 gene encoding uncharacterized protein LOC108860856, with translation MKTCRALILSLMFLLLIGFYLPANEAFRFLPKERLGNLQFLQRGELTPSDPSSCTHIPGGHGPPCPIQ, from the coding sequence ATGAAAACATGTCGTGCATTGATTCTTTCATTAATGTTTCTGCTACTAATCGGGTTCTACCTTCCGGCAAACGAAGCGTTTAGGTTTTTACCAAAAGAACGTCTTGGCAATCTACAGTTTCTACAAAGAGGTGAACTCACTCCTTCCGATCCATCAAGCTGCACACACATCCCCGGAGGCCACGGGCCGCCTTGCCCAATCCAATAA
- the LOC108862606 gene encoding receptor-like protein 11, translated as MMILSHCYCVSGFIIIYLSLFFQTLASPTFHFCRHDQRDALLELKDEFPVDESTNTWIASWNKSSDCCQWKDVTCDGKYGQVISLELNETSLNSSLKSSSSLFRLQYLRHLNLSSCNLHGEISSSLGNLSRLTSVDFSYNKLVGAIPVSLAKLTKLSYLSLTSNNFTSTLPPDLSGFHNLEHFDASKNSFIGPFPKSLFSIPSLRSVNLGDNQFTGPIEFVNTSSSKLHFLGLSRNKFEGLIPESISKFLNLRQLYMSRNNITGSIPRSISKLVHLTDLHLSNNKLKGQVPSFLWRLTTMTLSHNHFTSFENSSQETLIQILDLSYNSFQGPFPHWICNCKHKGLRYLDLSSNLFNGSIPPCLSNSIVSLTELSLRNNSFSGLLPDIFVDATKLRSLDVSRNQLEGKFPNSLIHCKALQLLNVESNGINDEFPYWLGSLPSLNVLILRSNEFHGPLYRLHVSSSGFQSLRVIDVSRNDFSGTLPPRYFSSWRAMTTLTEGKNYDYVVNFVKYYSSYLLLYRSMEMVNKGVETRFERIQKDFRAIDFSGNRIHGEIPESLSLLKGLRLLNLSGNAFASDIPRSLANLTNLEALDLSRNKLSGQIPRDFGELSFLSYVNFSHNLLHGPVPRGTQIQRQECSSFLDNPGLYGLEEICQQTYSLNPTTIQQVQEHSETEEQMFSWLAAGTAYGPGVFCGLVIGHIFLSHNHAWFIKTFGRRKRVSTRTR; from the coding sequence atgaTGATCCTAAGCCATTGTTATTGCGTTTCTGGttttatcattatatatttatctctcTTCTTCCAGACGCTCGCGTCTCCTACGTTCCACTTTTGCCGCCACGACCAGAGGGATGCTCTTTTGGAGTTGAAAGACGAGTTTCCAGTTGACGAGTCTACTAATACATGGATAGCTTCGTGGAATAAGAGCAGTGATTGCTGTCAGTGGAAGGATGTCACCTGTGATGGAAAATATGGCCAGGTGATATCACTCGAACTCAATGAGACTTCTCTCAACAGCTCTTTGAAAAGTAGCAGCAGCCTTTTCAGACTTCAATATCTTCGTCACCTAAACCTTAGCAGTTGCAATctccatggagagatttcttcTTCATTAGGTAACCTTTCTCGTCTCACTTCCGTTGACTTTTCTTATAATAAACTGGTCGGCGCTATTCCAGTTTCATTAGCCAAGTTAACAAAGCTTTCCTATCTTAGCCTCACCTCTAATAACTTCACATCCACGCTTCCACCAGACTTGAGTGGATTCCACAACTTAGAGCATTTTGATGCCAGTAAAAACTCATTTATCGGGCCTTTCCCTAAATCCTTGTTCTCGATTCCTTCGTTACGATCTGTAAATTTGGGAGATAACCAGTTCACAGGACCTATAGAGTTTGTGAATACATCTTCATCTAAGCTTCATTTTCTTGGTCTTTCCCGTAACAAATTTGAAGGCCTAATCCCTGAATCTATATCTAAATTTCTCAACCTCAGACAATTATATATGAGCCGAAACAATATAACAGGGTCAATTCCTAGATCTATATCAAAGTTGGTCCACCTCACAGATTTACATCTTTCCAACAACAAGTTAAAAGGCCAAGTGCCAAGTTTCTTATGGAGACTGACAACGATGACTCTTTCTCACAATCATTTCACCAGTTTTGAAAACTCTTCACAGGAAACACTGATCCAAATACTGGATCTAAGTTATAATTCATTTCAAGGACCGTTTCCTCATTGGATCTGCAACTGCAAGCATAAAGGGTTGAGATATTTAGATTTGTCCAGCAATCTCTTCAATGGCTCGATTCCTCCATGTTTAAGCAACTCTATTGTCTCTCTTACGGAGCTAAGTCTACGTAACAATAGCTTCAGTGGACTTCTTCCAGATATATTCGTCGATGCTACCAAGTTACGATCATTAGACGTTAGTCGCAACCAGTTGGAAGGAAAGTTCCCAAACTCCTTGATACACTGCAAAGCTCTACAACTTTTGAACGTGGAAAGCAACGGAATCAACGACGAGTTTCCGTATTGGTTAGGATCTCTACCGTCGCTAAACGTTCTCATACTCAGATCGAACGAGTTCCACGGGCCGTTGTATCGTCTCCACGTGTCCTCCAGCGGGTTTCAGAGTTTGAGAGTGATCGATGTTTCGCGTAACGACTTCTCCGGAACTCTCCCGCCTCGCTATTTTTCCAGCTGGCGCGCGATGACCACGTTGACCGaaggaaaaaattatgactACGTGGTAAACTTCGTCAAGTATTATTCTAGCTACCTGCTGCTCTATCGCTCGATGGAGATGGTGAACAAAGGAGTGGAGACGAGGTTCGAACGCATCCAAAAAGACTTCAGAGCCATAGACTTTTCTGGAAACAGAATCCACGGCGAGATTCCTGAATCTTTGTCCCTTTTGAAAGGACTGCGTCTACTCAACTTGTCAGGTAACGCCTTCGCAAGTGATATCCCACGGTCATTGGCGAATTTGACGAATCTCGAGGCACTAGACCTCTCGAGAAATAAACTGTCAGGTCAGATCCCTCGAGATTTTGGTGAACTCTCCTTCCTGTCATACGTGAACTTCTCTCATAATCTTCTCCACGGTCCAGTGCCACGAGGCACACAGATTCAGAGGCAGGAATGTTCTTCGTTCTTGGACAACCCTGGACTCTACGGACTTGAAGAGATCTGTCAGCAAACCTATAGCTTGAATCCTACGACAATACAGCAAGTCCAAGAACATTCGGAGACAGAGGAACAAATGTTCAGCTGGTTAGCAGCCGGAACAGCCTATGGACCTGGTGTATTCTGTGGATTGGTAATCGGACATATTTTCCTTTCACACAATCATGCATGGTTCATAAAAACCTTTGGTCGAAGAAAACGAGTCTCTACAAGGACTCGTTGA